From the genome of Carassius auratus strain Wakin chromosome 26, ASM336829v1, whole genome shotgun sequence, one region includes:
- the LOC113044659 gene encoding cardiac phospholamban-like, whose protein sequence is MEKVQHITRAAIRRASTMEVPQQAKQNMQELFVNFCLILICLLLIYIIVLLISFHGM, encoded by the exons ATGGAGAAAGTGCAGCACATCACACGGGCGGCCATCCGCCGGGCGTCCACCATGGAGGTCCCCCAGCAGGCCAAGCAAAACATGCAGGAGCTCTTCGTCAACTTCTGCCTCATCCTCATCTGCCTGCTGCTCATCTACATCATTGTCTTGCTAAT CTCTTTCCACGGCATGTGA